Proteins found in one Salvelinus alpinus chromosome 11, SLU_Salpinus.1, whole genome shotgun sequence genomic segment:
- the LOC139533432 gene encoding uncharacterized protein isoform X2 encodes MTTQQQEGAQFIDDHRAELIQRFSPVEPIADVMLSQRLIHSEVYSNILAARTSQDKMRALYEAMSTQPQKEALYSILVKDYSWVTQDILEGLRQERMATSMGHTEEEMNNTRVLQLKQNVVERVPERLSRKSETFHVRVNGLRGEIMEIDVGHSEEEMNNTTVLQLKQKIAQRLPGWDIETLMMRYTCKTLEDSRLLSCYGIQDKSLINLVLDKYRE; translated from the exons Atgacaacccagcagcaggagg GAGCCCAGTTTATAGATGATCACAGGGCAGAGCTTATTCAGAGGTTCAGTCCGGTAGAGCCCATTGCAGATGTCATGCTCTCACAGAGACTGATCCATTCAGAGGTTTATTCTAACATCCTGGCTGCCAGAACCAGCCAGGACAAAATGAGGGCGCTATACGAAGCCATGTCCACTCAACCCCAGAAGGAGGCACTCTACAGCATCCTGGTGAAGGACTATTCTTGGGTCACTCAGGACATCC TGGaaggactgagacaggagagaatGGCAACCAGCATGGGCCATACAGAGGAGGAGATGAACAATACCAGAGTGCTGCAGCTGAAACAGAATGTTGTCGAGCGAGTGCCTGAGAGACTATCAAGGAAGTCAG AAACATTCCACGTTAGAGTGAACGGACTGAGAGGGGAGATAATGGAAATCGACGTGGGCCATTCAGAGGAGGAGATGAACAATACCACAGTGCTGCAGCTGAAACAGAAAATTGCCCAGAGACTACCAGGCTGGGACATAG AAACCCTGATGATGAGATACACATGCAAGACTCTGGAAGACTCACGCCTGCTCTCCTGTTACGGAATCCAGGACAAGTCTCTCATTAATCTAGTGCTTGATAAATATAGAGAATAG
- the LOC139533432 gene encoding uncharacterized protein isoform X1, with protein sequence MTTQQQEGAQFIDDHRAELIQRFSPVEPIADVMLSQRLIHSEVYSNILAARTSQDKMRALYEAMSTQPQKEALYSILVKDYSWVTQDIHRMRILPLGKSASGNTILVEGLRQERMATSMGHTEEEMNNTRVLQLKQNVVERVPERLSRKSETFHVRVNGLRGEIMEIDVGHSEEEMNNTTVLQLKQKIAQRLPGWDIETLMMRYTCKTLEDSRLLSCYGIQDKSLINLVLDKYRE encoded by the exons Atgacaacccagcagcaggagg GAGCCCAGTTTATAGATGATCACAGGGCAGAGCTTATTCAGAGGTTCAGTCCGGTAGAGCCCATTGCAGATGTCATGCTCTCACAGAGACTGATCCATTCAGAGGTTTATTCTAACATCCTGGCTGCCAGAACCAGCCAGGACAAAATGAGGGCGCTATACGAAGCCATGTCCACTCAACCCCAGAAGGAGGCACTCTACAGCATCCTGGTGAAGGACTATTCTTGGGTCACTCAGGACATCC ATAGAATGAGGATATTGCCGCTGGGAAAAAGTGCATCAGGAAACACAATCCTTG TGGaaggactgagacaggagagaatGGCAACCAGCATGGGCCATACAGAGGAGGAGATGAACAATACCAGAGTGCTGCAGCTGAAACAGAATGTTGTCGAGCGAGTGCCTGAGAGACTATCAAGGAAGTCAG AAACATTCCACGTTAGAGTGAACGGACTGAGAGGGGAGATAATGGAAATCGACGTGGGCCATTCAGAGGAGGAGATGAACAATACCACAGTGCTGCAGCTGAAACAGAAAATTGCCCAGAGACTACCAGGCTGGGACATAG AAACCCTGATGATGAGATACACATGCAAGACTCTGGAAGACTCACGCCTGCTCTCCTGTTACGGAATCCAGGACAAGTCTCTCATTAATCTAGTGCTTGATAAATATAGAGAATAG